The Pirellulales bacterium DNA window TGAGCCGGGCCGGACGCGAACGATTTCTTAAGTACCTGGGCGAGTTGGAACGCGTCGTCCGCGATGCACAAACCTCGGCCGAGCGGAAGAGTGCCAACGCGTCGCTACCGGCAGGTTGGGTTGCCATGTAACAGAGGCCGACGCCTCTTTTTTTACCAGGAGACTTTGCAATGCAAAGACATTGTCAACGCCAATCTACTCGCCACGTCGCCATCATCATGGACGGCAACGGCCGCTGGGCCACACGGCGCGGTCAACCACGGGCGATGGGGCACGCGGCCGGCGGAGAAGCCGTGCGGCGCGTGGTCGAGGTGGCGCCAGACCTGGGCATCGGCGTGCTCACGCTGTACGCCTTTTCGTCCGCCAATTGGCAGCGGCCCGCGACCGAGGTCGCCGCCTTGATGCGACTTTTCCACGAATATCTTGTCAACGAGACCGAATTGTGTTGCCAGAAAGGCGTGCGATTATCTTTGTTGGGCCGCCGCGATCGCTTACCCCCCAGCTTGCGCACCACGATCGAGGCCGCCGAGCATCTCACCCGGCACGGCACGCTGCTGCACTTGCGGTTGGCGATCGATTACTCGTCGCGCGAAACCATCCTGGCGGCCGCGCGACGTCTGGCCTTCAATAACCGTGGCAACTACGGCAGCGAAGTTTCCGTTCAAGACTTTTCGCGAATCCTGGCGACGGGGCCAGACGCTCTACAACCCGTGCCCGAAGTTGACCTGGTGATTCGCACCGGGGGCGAGCGGCGATTGAGCGATTTCTTGCTCTGGGAAAGTGCGTTTGCCGAACTGTACTTCACCGACCGAATGTGGCCGGACTTCAATGCCGCGGATCTGACCGCGGCACTGGCCGACTTCGAAAAGCGCGAGCGCCGCTTCGGCGGACTGCCAGCCGCGCCCGATAGTGTGGCCGTTGCCATCATGCAGGACGTCGGCTGAGACGTTGCTTTCCGTTACACGTTCCCTCCGCGTCGAGAAACCCCCAGGCAGGTGAGCATCATGAGTGCGCCGCGAAAGCAAGCAGTCCTATCGTCAACTTCCCTGAACGTGGACGGCACGCGCCGCCCTTGGCGGTCGCATCAGTGGTGCCGTTACTTTCGCCGCAATGCAACGCAGCTCTTGGAGATTCCGTGGGGGCCAGACGCAGGCATCACTACGATCGAGTGCGAAACGATTGCCGACAGCGTGCGTGAGTTCCAATTGGGCGAAAGCGCCGAGGGGCGTCATTTCGTTCGCGCGGCCAAGGGCTACGCCGCGCGCTCGGGAGATAGCGAGTACGTCGAAGCCGTGCGCCTATTGATCGGAGAAGAGCAACGGCACGCCCGCGAGCTGGCGCGTTTTCTGGAACTGGCCCAGGTCCCGCTGGCCGAGGCCACCTGGGCCGACACGGCATTCCGCTGGCTGCGCAAGCGCGCAGGGCTAGAGATCTGTGTGTCCGTGCTGCTGACGGC harbors:
- a CDS encoding di-trans,poly-cis-decaprenylcistransferase; translated protein: MQRHCQRQSTRHVAIIMDGNGRWATRRGQPRAMGHAAGGEAVRRVVEVAPDLGIGVLTLYAFSSANWQRPATEVAALMRLFHEYLVNETELCCQKGVRLSLLGRRDRLPPSLRTTIEAAEHLTRHGTLLHLRLAIDYSSRETILAAARRLAFNNRGNYGSEVSVQDFSRILATGPDALQPVPEVDLVIRTGGERRLSDFLLWESAFAELYFTDRMWPDFNAADLTAALADFEKRERRFGGLPAAPDSVAVAIMQDVG
- a CDS encoding ferritin-like domain-containing protein, which codes for MSAPRKQAVLSSTSLNVDGTRRPWRSHQWCRYFRRNATQLLEIPWGPDAGITTIECETIADSVREFQLGESAEGRHFVRAAKGYAARSGDSEYVEAVRLLIGEEQRHARELARFLELAQVPLAEATWADTAFRWLRKRAGLEICVSVLLTAEIIAKVYYDALGQATHSPILQTICTQILRDEIEHVRFQSERLALLRAARPRPLVVMQHLAHRALFGIACLVVWRKHARVFRAAGYGFRRFWQSGWQEMRVALYHMTPVRAAARRTFGAPISAAKS